One window of Acidobacteriota bacterium genomic DNA carries:
- a CDS encoding MFS transporter, with protein MRNPMNHSAEYRHRRFSNWFPLGITYATYYMGRYNLNVSSTTMMDKFHLSKADFGIIATAGFWTYALAVAFNGPLADRIGGKKSILIGAAGACALNLIIGLLFLNGWQTKIIVGMSLLYAVNMYFQSFGALSVVKVNAPWFHVKERGVFGGIFGIMISSGYLLAFTFGGWILSHMEWYWVFLIPSGLLAVMFMVDAFLVKDKPSEAGYPDFGTGDATSGDADKNKPVDFGYLVRRVFTNPIILTIIAAEFCTGFVRQGVMLWFVPFLKEVHKVAPGTMSVTMPWPQVMIDAFSLTSTGIPLDVFAIASLGITVGGIAGGLLCGYLSDNLFQSRRPPVAFIFYIGQIGALVALGQATSPLMAALLIPFTCMWIFGVHGMLSATSAMDFGGTKAAATVAGICDGVQYIASGLTGFALGWALDKHGWGMWTYMIIPFSVIGALLMTRLWNETPLRKHAAH; from the coding sequence ATGCGAAACCCGATGAACCACTCCGCCGAGTACCGGCACCGCCGCTTCAGCAACTGGTTCCCGCTCGGCATCACGTACGCCACCTACTACATGGGGCGGTACAACCTCAACGTCTCGTCGACCACGATGATGGACAAGTTCCACCTGTCGAAGGCGGACTTCGGGATCATCGCGACGGCCGGCTTCTGGACGTACGCGCTGGCGGTGGCGTTCAACGGGCCGCTGGCCGATCGGATCGGCGGGAAGAAGTCGATCCTGATTGGCGCGGCCGGCGCCTGCGCGCTCAACCTGATCATCGGCCTCCTGTTTCTAAACGGCTGGCAGACCAAAATCATTGTCGGCATGTCGCTGCTCTACGCAGTGAACATGTACTTCCAGTCGTTCGGGGCTCTTTCGGTCGTCAAGGTCAATGCGCCGTGGTTCCACGTCAAAGAACGCGGGGTCTTCGGCGGCATCTTTGGGATCATGATCTCCTCCGGGTATCTCCTCGCGTTTACGTTTGGCGGGTGGATCCTGTCGCATATGGAATGGTACTGGGTGTTCCTGATCCCGTCGGGCCTCCTGGCAGTGATGTTCATGGTCGACGCCTTCCTCGTGAAAGACAAGCCGTCGGAGGCCGGCTACCCGGATTTTGGGACCGGTGATGCCACCTCGGGAGACGCGGACAAGAACAAACCCGTCGACTTCGGCTATCTGGTTCGCCGCGTGTTCACCAATCCCATCATCCTGACGATCATCGCCGCCGAGTTCTGCACCGGCTTCGTGCGGCAGGGCGTGATGCTCTGGTTCGTGCCCTTTCTCAAGGAAGTGCACAAGGTTGCGCCTGGCACGATGTCGGTCACGATGCCGTGGCCGCAGGTGATGATCGACGCGTTCTCGCTGACCTCGACTGGCATTCCGTTGGACGTCTTCGCCATCGCCTCACTGGGCATCACGGTTGGCGGGATCGCTGGCGGCCTGCTGTGCGGCTACCTCTCCGACAATCTGTTCCAATCTCGGCGGCCGCCGGTCGCCTTCATCTTCTACATCGGACAGATCGGGGCGCTGGTCGCGCTTGGCCAGGCGACCTCGCCGCTGATGGCCGCCCTGTTGATTCCGTTTACCTGCATGTGGATCTTCGGCGTGCATGGGATGCTTTCGGCGACATCGGCGATGGATTTCGGAGGCACCAAGGCCGCGGCAACGGTAGCCGGCATCTGTGACGGCGTCCAGTACATCGCGTCCGGGTTGACCGGGTTTGCGCTTGGCTGGGCGCTCGACAAGCACGGTTGGGGGATGTGGACCTACATGATCATCCCGTTCTCCGTCATTGGGGCGTTGTTGATGACGCGTCTCTGGAACGAAACACCCCTCAGGAAGCATGCCGCGCACTGA